CCGTTGAACAGCACGAGCAGCGCGGCGAAGCCGAGCGCGGTGACCACCACGATCTGCACGCTGCGGCGGGTCGAGCGGCGCTCGGCCTCGACGCGGCGGCGCATGTCCAGCTCCTCGCGGGCGGAGACGGCGAGCGCGCCGAGCACGTCGCGCAGGCCGGGGCCGCGGAGCCGGGAGTTGAGGATGAGCGCGGCCACCACCAGGTCGGCCGAGGGGTCGTCGAGCTCGTCGGCGAAGAGCGCGAGCGCCTCGGGCAGCGCCATCCTGGTGTGCAGCCGGTCGATCATGGCCCGCAGGTGCGGGCGCAGGGTCGGCGCGGCGGCCCTGATGGACGACGGGATCGCCTGCTCCAGGCCGGCGGCGCCGGCGATGGTGTCGCGCAGCGACTCGGTCCAGGCGGCGAGCCCTTCGAGGCGGCGCATGGCGGCCCGCTCCTCGGCCGCGCCGCCCGACAGCCCGCGCCAGGCGAACACCAGCAGCACCGAGCCCACCGCGGCCACCGGCCACTGCGTGATGACCAGGACCAGCGAGCCGGTCACGGTGGCGATCGCGCCGCGCGTGGTCAGCGTCTTGACCAGGTGGCGGCGCGGCCGCGGCGGGCGGGGGCGCACGCCGTGGACCGCGAGGATCAGCAGGAACAGCCCGCCGCCCGCGAGGGCGCCGGCCAGCAGGGCGAACGGGTTCGTCGACAGGCCCATCGGTCACCAGCCTCCCGGGGTGTAGCCGTGCGCCATGAGCTCGTCCAGGCAGGAGACCGGGGCGTGCGGCACCGCGCCGCCGTCCGGTCCCGGCACGAACACCTCGCTCGACAGGACGCGGCCGTCGCAGCCGTTGACCTCGCGGACGCTGGAGACGTAGCGGCGCAGCTTGCCGCCGCGGTGGTAGTCGTTGCGCTTCTCGACGAAGACCACGAAGTCGATCGCGCCGGCGATGAGCATGTGGGTGGCGTCGATGGGCAGCCGCTCGCTCGCCTGCAGCGCGTACGTGGCGATGCGG
The Actinomadura luzonensis genome window above contains:
- a CDS encoding type II secretion system F family protein; its protein translation is MGLSTNPFALLAGALAGGGLFLLILAVHGVRPRPPRPRRHLVKTLTTRGAIATVTGSLVLVITQWPVAAVGSVLLVFAWRGLSGGAAEERAAMRRLEGLAAWTESLRDTIAGAAGLEQAIPSSIRAAAPTLRPHLRAMIDRLHTRMALPEALALFADELDDPSADLVVAALILNSRLRGPGLRDVLGALAVSAREELDMRRRVEAERRSTRRSVQIVVVTALGFAALLVLFNGEYVEEYRGPLGQAVLAVVAGLFGAGFAWMRRLARFDKPTRLLMTGRGGDG